A genomic segment from Montipora foliosa isolate CH-2021 chromosome 9, ASM3666993v2, whole genome shotgun sequence encodes:
- the LOC137970319 gene encoding counting factor associated protein D-like isoform X2, whose protein sequence is MPYGTFALFCLMILEQWPFIGSTPKKHKGNAKVHSVDLRSLHFPSEYHATGVLSLPTSNINEPFEVWHSKTHEKSRIDYYHGEVKTFQRGDLGRHGMYFKLIPKYSYKLHKNHRHFRGCWKRYGTKSRRAKAQSILPCNSAWPFKSRLEDFKYTGDATIDGKLCTKWTYNITVFERNNTYVFYATKTVPPKPVYFEMNGYDTLLVSYYDKYVIKYHSFDEWDYDPGDDPDVFEIPHLRQDKWCWNIDKRSRDSDGALMSLNPMATILNRYIRSMNMKGNFYHLAVNHFADMTDAEFQGHKGLMPGDGGYGSREDEDDNFDDYWRRDRIEKNTNRYGHVPRELDWRNYGAVSPAKGQGTCGSCWAFAAAGAVEGANFIKTGELLDLSEQQLLDCTWATPGVEHGNNGCLGGWTWKAFSWIRKFGIATVDSYGPYRGQEGYCKTKSLKTGAKIHSYRRVKRYNREALKKALAYHGPATISINANPKTLKFYSHGVLDDISCNNKTDHAVLLVGYGTENGVPYWLIKNSWSYNWGDSGFIKIRHGLCGVEKRPFVVLNRGSKPLPWQIEEKQKRQRQKELKRRLLKTRQENHETNDNKIIRKDAIEDPDFRDIEADFDEYLTMKMFGKRNKTSPFCIFMEDVRYRREENLSYCRC, encoded by the exons ATGCCTTATGGAACGTTTGCCTTGTTTTGTCTTATGATTCTCGAGCAATGGCCTTTTATTGGAAGCACACCCAAGAAACACAAGGGAAACGCAAAAGTGCATAGCGTTGACTTAAGAAGCTTGCATTTTCCTAGTGAATATCATGCAACGGGTGTTTTGTCGCTACCCACAAGTAACATAAACGAACCGTTTGAAGTTTGGCACAGTAAGACTCATGAAAAGAGTCGAATTGATTACTATCATG GGGAAGTAAAAACCTTTCAAAGAGGTGATTTGGGAAGACATGGCATGTACTTTAAACTTATCCCAAAGTACTCTTACAAGCTGCACAAGAATCACCGCCATTTCAGGGGATGCTGGAAGAGGTATGGGACCAAATCTCGAAGGGCCAAGGCACAGTCAATATTACCATGTAATTCAGCTTGGCCATTCAAGTCTCGGCTTGAGGACTTTAAG TACACGGGTGATGCTACCATAGATGGCAAACTGTGCACAAAGTGGACGTACAACATAACAGTATTTGAGCGCAATAATACATACGTGTTTTACGCCACCAAAACTGTCCCACCCAAACCAGTGTACTTTGAAATGAATGGTTACGATACTCTGCTGGTGTCCTACTACGACAAATACGTGATCAAGTACCACAGCTTTGATGAGTGGGATTACGATCCTGGTGATGATCCGGATGTTTTTGAGATTCCACATT TGCGACAAGACAAATGGTGTTGGAACATCGACAAAAGGTCACGAGACAGTGATGGTGCTTTGATGTCATTAAATCCCATGG CTACTATCCTTAATAGGTATATTCGGTCCATGAATATGAAAGGTAACTTTTACCACCTCGCCGTCAATCACTTCGCCGACATGACAGATGCTGAATTTCAAGGCCACAAGGGGCTCATGCCAGGAGATGGTGGTTATGGATCTcgtgaagatgaagatgataaTTTCGACGATTACTGGAGGCGAGATAGAATAGAAAAGAATACAAATAGATATGGACATGTCCCTCGGGAACTAGATTGGAGAAATTACG GAGCTGTTTCACCCGCTAAAGGACAGGGAACCTGCGGCTCTTGTTGGGCCTTCGCTGCAGCTGGAGCGGTTGAAGGCGCGAATTTTATTAAG ACTGGAGAATTACTTGATTTATCGGAGCAGCAGCTATTAGACTGTACCTGGGCAACGCCTGGAGTCGAGCACGGAAATAATGGCTGTCTTGGAGGCTGGACATGGAAGGCGTTCTCTTGGATAAGAAAGTTTGGAATCGCTACAGTGGACAGCTATGGCCCTTATAGAGGACAG GAAGGTTATTGCAAGACTAAAAGTCTGAAAACAGGAGCAAAAATTCACAGTTACAGAAGAGTTAAACGCTATAACAGGGAAGCGTTGAAGAAAGCCTTGGCTTACCACGGTCCAGCAACTATATCCATCAATGCCAACCCTAAGACATTAAAATTCTATAGCCATGGCGTCTTGGATGATATCTCGTGCA ACAACAAAACTGATCATGCCGTTTTACTTGTCGGATACGGTACAGAAAATGGTGTCCCTTATTGGTTGATTAAAAACTCTTGGTCATACAATTGGGGAGATAGCGGTTTTATAAAAATACGCCATGGACTGTGCGGTGTAGAGAAGAGGCCATTTGTTGTTCTAAACAGAGGTAGCAAGCCTTTGCCGTGGCAgatagaagaaaaacaaaaacgccaGCGTCAAAAGGAACTAAAGAGAAGATTACTCAAAACTCGACAAGAAAATCATGAAACTaatgacaataaaattattcGCAAAGATGCGATAGAGGATCCTGACTTCAGGGATATTGAAGCTGACTTTGATGAATATTTGACAATGAAGATGTTTGGTAAGAGGAATAAAACCTCGCCGTTCTGTATCTTTATGGAGGACGTGCGGTATCGACGGGAAGAAAACTTAAGTTACTGCCGGtgttag
- the LOC137970319 gene encoding counting factor associated protein D-like isoform X1: MPYGTFALFCLMILEQWPFIGSTPKKHKGNAKVHSVDLRSLHFPSEYHATGVLSLPTSNINEPFEVWHSKTHEKSRIDYYHGEVKTFQRGDLGRHGMYFKLIPKYSYKLHKNHRHFRGCWKRYGTKSRRAKAQSILPCNSAWPFKSRLEDFKYTGDATIDGKLCTKWTYNITVFERNNTYVFYATKTVPPKPVYFEMNGYDTLLVSYYDKYVIKYHSFDEWDYDPGDDPDVFEIPHLRQDKWCWNIDKRSRDSDGALMSLNPMGEFAMLHHDEDPIEKDFQEFRTKHKRNYKDRIEHQKRKNLFRHNLRYIRSMNMKGNFYHLAVNHFADMTDAEFQGHKGLMPGDGGYGSREDEDDNFDDYWRRDRIEKNTNRYGHVPRELDWRNYGAVSPAKGQGTCGSCWAFAAAGAVEGANFIKTGELLDLSEQQLLDCTWATPGVEHGNNGCLGGWTWKAFSWIRKFGIATVDSYGPYRGQEGYCKTKSLKTGAKIHSYRRVKRYNREALKKALAYHGPATISINANPKTLKFYSHGVLDDISCNNKTDHAVLLVGYGTENGVPYWLIKNSWSYNWGDSGFIKIRHGLCGVEKRPFVVLNRGSKPLPWQIEEKQKRQRQKELKRRLLKTRQENHETNDNKIIRKDAIEDPDFRDIEADFDEYLTMKMFGKRNKTSPFCIFMEDVRYRREENLSYCRC; encoded by the exons ATGCCTTATGGAACGTTTGCCTTGTTTTGTCTTATGATTCTCGAGCAATGGCCTTTTATTGGAAGCACACCCAAGAAACACAAGGGAAACGCAAAAGTGCATAGCGTTGACTTAAGAAGCTTGCATTTTCCTAGTGAATATCATGCAACGGGTGTTTTGTCGCTACCCACAAGTAACATAAACGAACCGTTTGAAGTTTGGCACAGTAAGACTCATGAAAAGAGTCGAATTGATTACTATCATG GGGAAGTAAAAACCTTTCAAAGAGGTGATTTGGGAAGACATGGCATGTACTTTAAACTTATCCCAAAGTACTCTTACAAGCTGCACAAGAATCACCGCCATTTCAGGGGATGCTGGAAGAGGTATGGGACCAAATCTCGAAGGGCCAAGGCACAGTCAATATTACCATGTAATTCAGCTTGGCCATTCAAGTCTCGGCTTGAGGACTTTAAG TACACGGGTGATGCTACCATAGATGGCAAACTGTGCACAAAGTGGACGTACAACATAACAGTATTTGAGCGCAATAATACATACGTGTTTTACGCCACCAAAACTGTCCCACCCAAACCAGTGTACTTTGAAATGAATGGTTACGATACTCTGCTGGTGTCCTACTACGACAAATACGTGATCAAGTACCACAGCTTTGATGAGTGGGATTACGATCCTGGTGATGATCCGGATGTTTTTGAGATTCCACATT TGCGACAAGACAAATGGTGTTGGAACATCGACAAAAGGTCACGAGACAGTGATGGTGCTTTGATGTCATTAAATCCCATGGGTGAGTTTGCTATGCTTCATCATGATGAAGACCCGATTGAAAAGGACTTCCAAGAGTTTCGTACAAAGCACAAGAGGAATTACAAGGACAGAATAGAACATCAGAAAAGAAAGAACCTTTTTAGGCATAATTTGAG GTATATTCGGTCCATGAATATGAAAGGTAACTTTTACCACCTCGCCGTCAATCACTTCGCCGACATGACAGATGCTGAATTTCAAGGCCACAAGGGGCTCATGCCAGGAGATGGTGGTTATGGATCTcgtgaagatgaagatgataaTTTCGACGATTACTGGAGGCGAGATAGAATAGAAAAGAATACAAATAGATATGGACATGTCCCTCGGGAACTAGATTGGAGAAATTACG GAGCTGTTTCACCCGCTAAAGGACAGGGAACCTGCGGCTCTTGTTGGGCCTTCGCTGCAGCTGGAGCGGTTGAAGGCGCGAATTTTATTAAG ACTGGAGAATTACTTGATTTATCGGAGCAGCAGCTATTAGACTGTACCTGGGCAACGCCTGGAGTCGAGCACGGAAATAATGGCTGTCTTGGAGGCTGGACATGGAAGGCGTTCTCTTGGATAAGAAAGTTTGGAATCGCTACAGTGGACAGCTATGGCCCTTATAGAGGACAG GAAGGTTATTGCAAGACTAAAAGTCTGAAAACAGGAGCAAAAATTCACAGTTACAGAAGAGTTAAACGCTATAACAGGGAAGCGTTGAAGAAAGCCTTGGCTTACCACGGTCCAGCAACTATATCCATCAATGCCAACCCTAAGACATTAAAATTCTATAGCCATGGCGTCTTGGATGATATCTCGTGCA ACAACAAAACTGATCATGCCGTTTTACTTGTCGGATACGGTACAGAAAATGGTGTCCCTTATTGGTTGATTAAAAACTCTTGGTCATACAATTGGGGAGATAGCGGTTTTATAAAAATACGCCATGGACTGTGCGGTGTAGAGAAGAGGCCATTTGTTGTTCTAAACAGAGGTAGCAAGCCTTTGCCGTGGCAgatagaagaaaaacaaaaacgccaGCGTCAAAAGGAACTAAAGAGAAGATTACTCAAAACTCGACAAGAAAATCATGAAACTaatgacaataaaattattcGCAAAGATGCGATAGAGGATCCTGACTTCAGGGATATTGAAGCTGACTTTGATGAATATTTGACAATGAAGATGTTTGGTAAGAGGAATAAAACCTCGCCGTTCTGTATCTTTATGGAGGACGTGCGGTATCGACGGGAAGAAAACTTAAGTTACTGCCGGtgttag
- the LOC137970319 gene encoding cathepsin S-like isoform X3, producing MVLRSMRRKYANGEVKTFQRGDLGRHGMYFKLIPKYSYKLHKNHRHFRGCWKRYGTKSRRAKAQSILPCNSAWPFKSRLEDFKYTGDATIDGKLCTKWTYNITVFERNNTYVFYATKTVPPKPVYFEMNGYDTLLVSYYDKYVIKYHSFDEWDYDPGDDPDVFEIPHLRQDKWCWNIDKRSRDSDGALMSLNPMGEFAMLHHDEDPIEKDFQEFRTKHKRNYKDRIEHQKRKNLFRHNLRYIRSMNMKGNFYHLAVNHFADMTDAEFQGHKGLMPGDGGYGSREDEDDNFDDYWRRDRIEKNTNRYGHVPRELDWRNYGAVSPAKGQGTCGSCWAFAAAGAVEGANFIKTGELLDLSEQQLLDCTWATPGVEHGNNGCLGGWTWKAFSWIRKFGIATVDSYGPYRGQEGYCKTKSLKTGAKIHSYRRVKRYNREALKKALAYHGPATISINANPKTLKFYSHGVLDDISCNNKTDHAVLLVGYGTENGVPYWLIKNSWSYNWGDSGFIKIRHGLCGVEKRPFVVLNRGSKPLPWQIEEKQKRQRQKELKRRLLKTRQENHETNDNKIIRKDAIEDPDFRDIEADFDEYLTMKMFGKRNKTSPFCIFMEDVRYRREENLSYCRC from the exons ATGGTATTGAGATCTATGAGGCGAAAATATGCGAATG GGGAAGTAAAAACCTTTCAAAGAGGTGATTTGGGAAGACATGGCATGTACTTTAAACTTATCCCAAAGTACTCTTACAAGCTGCACAAGAATCACCGCCATTTCAGGGGATGCTGGAAGAGGTATGGGACCAAATCTCGAAGGGCCAAGGCACAGTCAATATTACCATGTAATTCAGCTTGGCCATTCAAGTCTCGGCTTGAGGACTTTAAG TACACGGGTGATGCTACCATAGATGGCAAACTGTGCACAAAGTGGACGTACAACATAACAGTATTTGAGCGCAATAATACATACGTGTTTTACGCCACCAAAACTGTCCCACCCAAACCAGTGTACTTTGAAATGAATGGTTACGATACTCTGCTGGTGTCCTACTACGACAAATACGTGATCAAGTACCACAGCTTTGATGAGTGGGATTACGATCCTGGTGATGATCCGGATGTTTTTGAGATTCCACATT TGCGACAAGACAAATGGTGTTGGAACATCGACAAAAGGTCACGAGACAGTGATGGTGCTTTGATGTCATTAAATCCCATGGGTGAGTTTGCTATGCTTCATCATGATGAAGACCCGATTGAAAAGGACTTCCAAGAGTTTCGTACAAAGCACAAGAGGAATTACAAGGACAGAATAGAACATCAGAAAAGAAAGAACCTTTTTAGGCATAATTTGAG GTATATTCGGTCCATGAATATGAAAGGTAACTTTTACCACCTCGCCGTCAATCACTTCGCCGACATGACAGATGCTGAATTTCAAGGCCACAAGGGGCTCATGCCAGGAGATGGTGGTTATGGATCTcgtgaagatgaagatgataaTTTCGACGATTACTGGAGGCGAGATAGAATAGAAAAGAATACAAATAGATATGGACATGTCCCTCGGGAACTAGATTGGAGAAATTACG GAGCTGTTTCACCCGCTAAAGGACAGGGAACCTGCGGCTCTTGTTGGGCCTTCGCTGCAGCTGGAGCGGTTGAAGGCGCGAATTTTATTAAG ACTGGAGAATTACTTGATTTATCGGAGCAGCAGCTATTAGACTGTACCTGGGCAACGCCTGGAGTCGAGCACGGAAATAATGGCTGTCTTGGAGGCTGGACATGGAAGGCGTTCTCTTGGATAAGAAAGTTTGGAATCGCTACAGTGGACAGCTATGGCCCTTATAGAGGACAG GAAGGTTATTGCAAGACTAAAAGTCTGAAAACAGGAGCAAAAATTCACAGTTACAGAAGAGTTAAACGCTATAACAGGGAAGCGTTGAAGAAAGCCTTGGCTTACCACGGTCCAGCAACTATATCCATCAATGCCAACCCTAAGACATTAAAATTCTATAGCCATGGCGTCTTGGATGATATCTCGTGCA ACAACAAAACTGATCATGCCGTTTTACTTGTCGGATACGGTACAGAAAATGGTGTCCCTTATTGGTTGATTAAAAACTCTTGGTCATACAATTGGGGAGATAGCGGTTTTATAAAAATACGCCATGGACTGTGCGGTGTAGAGAAGAGGCCATTTGTTGTTCTAAACAGAGGTAGCAAGCCTTTGCCGTGGCAgatagaagaaaaacaaaaacgccaGCGTCAAAAGGAACTAAAGAGAAGATTACTCAAAACTCGACAAGAAAATCATGAAACTaatgacaataaaattattcGCAAAGATGCGATAGAGGATCCTGACTTCAGGGATATTGAAGCTGACTTTGATGAATATTTGACAATGAAGATGTTTGGTAAGAGGAATAAAACCTCGCCGTTCTGTATCTTTATGGAGGACGTGCGGTATCGACGGGAAGAAAACTTAAGTTACTGCCGGtgttag